The genomic region GCTGGAGACGCACCTCGGCTGGGTGGCCAAGACCGGTTGGAAGGTCGAGGGCGACGACACGGAGTGGAAGCGGCAGCTGCGCTCGATCGACGCGCACGAGTCCGAGGGTGACACGAATGTGGCCACCCCGGTCTTCGACGGTGCCCGCGAGGCCGAGATCTCGGGCCTGCTGGCGTCGACGCTGCCCAACCGTGACGGCAACCAGCTGATCGGTTCCAGTGGCAAGGCGCAGCTGTACGACGGCCGCTCCGGTGAGCCGCTGCCGGACCCGATCGCGGTTGGCTACATCTACATCCTGAAGCTCAACCACCTGGTCGACGACAAGATCCACGCTCGGTCGACCGGCCCGTACTCGATGATCACGCAGCAGCCGCTGGGTGGTAAGGCGCAGTTCGGTGGTCAGCGTTTCGGTGAGATGGAGTGCTGGGCGATGCAGGCGTACGGCGCTGCCTACGCCCTGCAGGAGTTGCTCACGATCAAGTCCGACGACGTTCTCGGCCGGGTGAAGGTCTACGAGGCCATCGTCAAGGGCGAGAACATCCCGGAGCCGGGCATCCCGGAGTCGTTCAAGGTGCTGCTCAAGGAGCTGCAGTCGCTGTGCCTCAACGTTGAGGTGCTGTCCAGCGACGGTGTGGCCCTGGAGATGCGCGAGACCGACGACGAGGTGTTCCGGGCCGCCGAGGAGCTGGGCATCGACCTGTCCCGGCGCGAGCCGAGCTCGGTCGAAGAGGTGTAAGTGGTGAGGGTTGGGGGCCGACCGACCCGCTCTGGGCGGTCAAGCTTGATCCCGACGCGGGTCGGACGGCCCCCAACCTCGCCCATGATCTAGCTGTAAAGACGACGACATAGGGGACATAGTGCTCGACGTCAACTTCTTCGACGAGCTGCGCATTGGTCTCGCCACCGCCGACGACATCCGTCAGTGGTCGCACGGCGAGGTCAAGAAGCCTGAGACCATCAACTACCGCACCCTGAAGCCGGAAAAGGACGGGCTCTTCTGCGAGAAGATCTTCGGTCCGCAGCGGGACTGGGAGTGCTACTGCGGTAAGTACAAGCGCGTCCGGTTCAAGGGCATCATCTGTGAGCGCTGCGGCGTCGAGGTGACCCGCTCCAAGGTCCGTCGTGAGCGGATGGGGCACATCGAGCTCGCCGCTCCGGTGACCCACATCTGGTACTTCAAGGGCGTGCCGAGCCGGCTGGGTTACCTGCTGGACCTCGCCCCCAAGGATCTCGAAAAGATCATCTACTTCGCCTCGTACGTCGTGACGAGCGTTGACGCCGAGTCGCGTCACCGTGACCTCTCGACCATCGAGAACGAGATCCTCGCCGAGAAGCGGCAGTCCGAGAACAGCCGCGACTCGGAGATCGAGAAGCGGGCCGCCAAGCTCGAGGCCGATCTGGCCGAGCTGGAGGCCGAGGGTGCCAAGGCGGACGTCCGGCGCAAGGTCAAGGAGGGCGGAGAGCGCGAGATGCGCCAGATCCGCGACCGGGCCCAGCGCGAGATCGACCGCCTGGACGAGGTCCTGGACACCTTCCGCAAGCTGGAGCCGAAGCAGCTGGTCACCGACGAGCTGCTCTACCGCGAGCTGCGCGACCGTTTCGGTGAGTACTTCACCGGCTCGATGGGCGCCGAGGCGATCAAGGCGCTGGTCCAGAACATGGACCTCGACGCCGAGGCCGAGAGCCTGCGCGAGACCATCCGCTCCGGCAAGGGCCAGCGGAAGATCCGGGCGCTCAAGCGGCTCAAGGTCGTGGCGGCGTTCCTGAACACCCGCAACTCGCCGCTCGGCATGGTGCTGGACTGCGTCCCGGTCATCCCGCCGGACCTGCGCCCGATGGTGCAGCTCGACGGTGGCCGCTTCGCGACCTCGGACCTGAACGACCTGTACCGCCGCGTGATCAACCGGAACAACCGCCTCAAGCGACTGATCGACCTCGGCGCGCCCGAGATCATCGTCAACAACGAGAAGCGGATGCTCCAGGAGGCCGTCGACGCGCTGTTCGACAACGGCCGTCGCGGTCGGCCGGTCACCGGTCCGGGTAACCGTCCCCTCAAGTCGCTGTCCGACATGCTCAAGGGCAAGCAGGGCCGGTTCCGCCAGAACCTGCTGGGCAAGCGCGTCGACTACTCCGGCCGTTCGGTCATCGTCGTCGGCCCGAAGCTCAAGCTGCACCAGTGCGGTCTGCCCAAGCAGATGGCGCTGGAGCTGTTCAAGCCGTTCGTCATGAAGCGGCTGGTCGACCTCAACCACGCGCAGAACATCAAGTCCGCCAAGCGGATGGTCGAGCGTCAGCGCCCGGTCGTGTGGGACGTGCTGGAAGAGGTCATCGGCGAGCACCCCGTGCTGCTCAACCGGGCGCCGACCCTGCACCGTCTGGGCATCCAGGCCTTCGAGCCGCAGCTGGTCGAGGGCAAGGCCATCCAGATCCACCCGCTGGTCTGCACCGCGTTCAACGCGGACTTCGACGGTGACCAGATGGCGGTGCACGTGCCGCTGTCCGCCGAGGCCCAGGCCGAGGCACGGATCCTGATGCTGTCGTCGAACAACATCCTCAAGCCGGCCGACGGCAAGCCGGTCACCATGCCCACCCAGGACATGGTCATCGGTCTCTACCACCTCACCCACCGCACCGCCGGTGAGAAGGTGGGTGAGGGCCGGTCGTTCAGTTCGGACGCCGAGGCGCGGATGGCATTCGACAACCGCGAGTTGCACCTGCAGGCGCTCGTGAAGATCCGCCTGCGTGGCGTGACCGAGGTCGACAACGGCGCCGGTGCCGAGCCGTGGACCGCCCCGGAGGGCTGGGTCGAGGGTGACCCGCTGACCGTGGAGACCACGCTGGGCCGGGTGCTGTTCAACGAGACGCTGCCGCAGGGCTACCGCTTCGTGAACTACGAGATCCGCAAGGGTCAGCTCTCCGCGATCGTCAACGACCTCGCCGAGCGCTTCCCCAAGGTGGCCCTCGCGGCCACCCTGGACGGACTCAAGGAGGCCGGTTTCCACTGGGCCACCTGGTCCGGCGTGACGATCGGCATGGAGGACGTCATCGCTCCGCCGCGCAAGGCGGAGATCCTGGCGAAGTACGAGAAGGAAGCCGACCGGATCGACAAGCAGTACCAGCGTGGTCTGATGACCGCCGAGGAACGTCGCGGCGAGCTCATCGAGATCTGGACCAAGGCGACCAACGAGGTCGCCAAGGAGATGGACACCGCGCTGCCGCAGGAGAACCCACTGTGGAAGATGATCAACTCGGGTGCCCGCGGTAACCTGCTCCAGCTCCGGCAGATCGCGGCGATCCGTGGTCTGGTGGCCAACCCCAAGGGCGAGATCATCCCGCGGCCGATCAAGGCCAGCTACCGGGAGGGTCTGTCCGTGCTGGAGTACTTCATCTCCACGCACGGTGCCCGTAAGGGTCTCGCCGACACCGCGCTGCGGACCGCCGACTCGGGTTACCTGACCCGTCGTCTGGTGGACGTCTCCCAGGACGTGATCATCCGCGAGGAGGACTGCGGCACCGACCGGGCGATCCCGATGCAGATCGGCGAGCGCCTGGAGGACGGCCGGCTTGTCGTGCACGAGCACGCCGAGACCAGCGTGCACGCCCGTACCCTGGCCGACGACATCAAGGGGCCGGACGGCACCGTCGTCGCCGAGCGGGGTCAGGACATCAACTCCATCGGCGTCGACAAGATCGTCGCCGCTGGCGTGGAGACGGTCCGGGTGCGCAGCGTTCTCACCTGCGAGTCGAAGCTGGGTGTCTGCGGTGCCTGCTACGGGCGGTCGCTGCCGACCGGCAAGAGCGTGGACGTCGGCGAGGCGGTCGGCATCATCGCCGCCCAGTCGATCGGTGAGCCCGGTACGCAGCTGACGATGCGTACCTTCCACACCGGTGGCGTCGCGGGTGAGGACATCACCCAGGGTCTGCCGCGTGTCCAGGAAATCTTCGAGGCCCGGGTCCCGAAGGGTAAGGCGCCCATCGCCGACACCCCCGGCCGGATCCGCATCGAGGACGGCGAGCGCTCGCGGAAGATCATCGTGGTGCCGGACGACGGCAGCGAGGAGATCGTCTACGACAAGATCTCCAAGCGGGTGCGTCTGCGTACCCACGACGGTGGTCACGTCGCGGTCGGCGAGAAGCTCACCGAGGGCACCATCGACCCGCACGAGCTTCTGCGGATCATGGGTCCGCGGGCGGTCCAGGTCCACCTGACCAGTGAGGTCCAGGAGGTCTACCGCTCGCAGGGCGTGCTCATCCACGACAAGCACATCGAGATCATCATTCGCCAGATGCTCAAGCGGGTGACGGTCATCGACTCCGGCTCGACGGAGTTCCTGCCGGGTGTGCTTGTCGACCGGGCGCTGTTCGAGTCGGAGAACCGCCGGCTCGTGTCGGAGGGTGGCGAGCCCGCCGCCGGCCGCCCGGTGCTGATGGGTATCACCAAGGCATCGCTGGCCACCGACTCCTGGCTCTCCGCGGCCTCCTTCCAGGAGACCACCCGGGTGCTGACCGACGCTGCGATCAACTCGCGCAGCGACTCGCTGGTCGGCCTCAAGGAGAACGTGATCATCGGTAAGCTCATCCCGGCCGGTACGGGCATCAGCAAGTACCGCAACGTCCGGGTGGAGCCGACCGAGGAGGCCAAGGCGAAGGTCTACTCGATGACCGGTTACCCGGAGACCGACTACGGGTTCGGGCCGGCCAGCGGGCAGGCTGTGCCGCTGGACGACTTCGACTTCGGGTCGTACCGCTAAGCACCAGTACCGACGAGGCCCCCGGCACCTGCCGGGGGCCTCGTCGTGTCCGGACCGCCCCGGCCACGGGCGGGGTTCGGCATGATGGAGGCATGACGACAGCACCCGGGCAGGTGCCCGTCGCGTTTCAGGGCGTGCGCCACCCGCTGGATCCCGATCCGGCCCGCGCCACGAAGGCACGGGCGGTATTCGCGTTGGGGCTGCTCGGCATGCTCACCGGCCTGTTCATCGGCGGGGTGGTGCCGGCGACGGTGGCACTCCAGTTGGCGCGGCAGGCTCGCCGGGAGGCGTACTCCTCGGGGGGTTTCCTCACCGGTGGCGCCTGGTTGCGGCGCGGAGAGCGGATGGCGTGGATCGGCCTGGTGCTGGTCGCGGTCAGCGTGGTCGCCGCCGTGGTGATCGGCGTGGTCCGGTTGGCGGACATGCCGTTCGGCCATGACTACCCGGCGAACATGGACTGATCCGGCCGCGGTCGCGTCGGCGCGGGCGGCGTCGCGCCCGGCCGGTAGCCTGGCCGGTGTCCGCCGTGCGGCGGTGGTGGCCCTGTCGACAGGAGGACCTCGTGACGGAACCGGCGCGGCCCCCGGCGGACGAGCCGGCCGGGCATCCTGGCGCGCCGGCCTCCGGCCCGGCCCCGTCCGAGCCGAGTGGCTGGGCACGACCCGACCCGGCCGACCAGCCAGGCGCCTCCGCGGCCTCTCCCGATTCGGGTACGTCGCCGGCGCCCTCACCCGACCGCGCGTCGGCCGGGAACGAGTCGTCCCCGCCCGCCTGGGGCGATGCGCCACGTTCGTCACCACCGTCCGGGTGGGGCGAGCCGCCTCTCTCGTCGCCGCCTTCGGTTTGGGGCGACGCGCCCCGTTCGGCGCCGGTGTCCGGTTGGGGTGCGCCCGCGCCAGGTTGGGGTGCCCCTCCCGCCGGCTGGGCTACGGCCCCCGGCTCCGGCCAACCCGACCCGGGTTCCGGTGCCTCGACACCGCCGGGGTGGGGTCCGCCGTCGTCCGAGCCAGGTGCGCCACAAGGGTGGACGCAGCCGCCGGCATCCGGCGCGCCGCAAGGTTGGGCGCAGCCGCAGTCCGGGCCTGGTGGGCCGCAGGGGTGGGCGCAGGCGCCGGGATCCGGTGAGCCGCAAGGTTGGGCGCAGCCTGGGCCTGGTGGGCCGCAGGGGTGGTCGTCGCCGTCCGGGCCCGGTGCGCCGCAGGGGTGGGCGCAAGCTCCGGGCTCTGGTGGACCGCAGGGGTGGGGGCAGCCGCAGTCGGGTGGGCCGGGGTGGGGGATGGCGCCCGCTCGGCCGGTGCCGCCGCCCAGTGATGATCAGCGCCGGCCGCCGAAGCGGGTGGAGGCGGTGTCCGGCACGCCGTTCGGTGTGGTGCACCTGGACGTGCCGCCGGTCACCTCCGGGCTGGCCATCGGTGCGCTCGTCGCGGGGATCGCGTCGATCCTGATCTCGCTGCTGGTGCTCTGCTTCGGGGTGGCGTTCGTCAACGACGGCGGGGCCTGGGCATCCGGTGCGTTCACGGTGGTCGGGGTGCTGGCGGGGGTGGCGGCGATCGTCGCCGGCCTGCTCGGCCAGCGCCAGATCCGGCGGCCGACCGAGCCACCTGCGGTGCGGTTCACCGGCCGAGGGCTGGCGGTGGCCGGGATCAGCTGCGGGGCTGTGGGGGCGCTGCTCAGCCTCCTCGGACTGGGTCTGGCGCTGCTGCTCACCTTCGCGTGAGGGCGGCGACCGGGCCACGTGAGGACGGTCACCGACGCGAGCTTCGTCGCAGCTCTCGGACCAGGTCTGCGGTGCCTGGTCCGGGGGCGACGGGTGGTGCGGCGGGCAAGCCGGTACACTTGTATTCGTAGGTGCCCTTCGCGGGCGACGAGGCAGGACGAGATCCGGCCGGCGAGCGTGAGACGTTCGCCGGGCCATTCCGTTTTGACCTGGGCGGCTGTGGTAGGTACTCTTTCCCCTTGTGCCCGGGCGTGCCCGGGCAACTCGTGCGTGCGCTGGATCTGATAGTCCGGGCGGCGGCACGACAAGCCAGAGATCCGGGGCGGGGCGACCCGCGTGCCGGTGACAAACCCCGGTACGCCGCGAAAGCGTCCGCACCGGGACCGTGAGTGGGGCGACACGCCCGACCGCGGGTACCGGGGCCTCCGCAAGGCGGCCCTGGTCGGAATGTAGGAGAGCCGGTCATCAGGCCGGCTAACGAGCAGACGGCGCGGCCGCGACAGCGCGGCCGAAGGGAGCGGAGAAACCCGGTGCCCACGATCCAGCAGCTGGTCCGAAAGGGCCGCCAGGCTAAGACGAGCAAGACCAAGACCCCGGCGCTGAAGGGTTCCCCTCAGCGGCGCGGCGTGTGCACCCGCGTGTACACCACCACCC from Micromonospora profundi harbors:
- a CDS encoding DNA-directed RNA polymerase subunit beta', whose protein sequence is MLDVNFFDELRIGLATADDIRQWSHGEVKKPETINYRTLKPEKDGLFCEKIFGPQRDWECYCGKYKRVRFKGIICERCGVEVTRSKVRRERMGHIELAAPVTHIWYFKGVPSRLGYLLDLAPKDLEKIIYFASYVVTSVDAESRHRDLSTIENEILAEKRQSENSRDSEIEKRAAKLEADLAELEAEGAKADVRRKVKEGGEREMRQIRDRAQREIDRLDEVLDTFRKLEPKQLVTDELLYRELRDRFGEYFTGSMGAEAIKALVQNMDLDAEAESLRETIRSGKGQRKIRALKRLKVVAAFLNTRNSPLGMVLDCVPVIPPDLRPMVQLDGGRFATSDLNDLYRRVINRNNRLKRLIDLGAPEIIVNNEKRMLQEAVDALFDNGRRGRPVTGPGNRPLKSLSDMLKGKQGRFRQNLLGKRVDYSGRSVIVVGPKLKLHQCGLPKQMALELFKPFVMKRLVDLNHAQNIKSAKRMVERQRPVVWDVLEEVIGEHPVLLNRAPTLHRLGIQAFEPQLVEGKAIQIHPLVCTAFNADFDGDQMAVHVPLSAEAQAEARILMLSSNNILKPADGKPVTMPTQDMVIGLYHLTHRTAGEKVGEGRSFSSDAEARMAFDNRELHLQALVKIRLRGVTEVDNGAGAEPWTAPEGWVEGDPLTVETTLGRVLFNETLPQGYRFVNYEIRKGQLSAIVNDLAERFPKVALAATLDGLKEAGFHWATWSGVTIGMEDVIAPPRKAEILAKYEKEADRIDKQYQRGLMTAEERRGELIEIWTKATNEVAKEMDTALPQENPLWKMINSGARGNLLQLRQIAAIRGLVANPKGEIIPRPIKASYREGLSVLEYFISTHGARKGLADTALRTADSGYLTRRLVDVSQDVIIREEDCGTDRAIPMQIGERLEDGRLVVHEHAETSVHARTLADDIKGPDGTVVAERGQDINSIGVDKIVAAGVETVRVRSVLTCESKLGVCGACYGRSLPTGKSVDVGEAVGIIAAQSIGEPGTQLTMRTFHTGGVAGEDITQGLPRVQEIFEARVPKGKAPIADTPGRIRIEDGERSRKIIVVPDDGSEEIVYDKISKRVRLRTHDGGHVAVGEKLTEGTIDPHELLRIMGPRAVQVHLTSEVQEVYRSQGVLIHDKHIEIIIRQMLKRVTVIDSGSTEFLPGVLVDRALFESENRRLVSEGGEPAAGRPVLMGITKASLATDSWLSAASFQETTRVLTDAAINSRSDSLVGLKENVIIGKLIPAGTGISKYRNVRVEPTEEAKAKVYSMTGYPETDYGFGPASGQAVPLDDFDFGSYR
- a CDS encoding phage holin family protein, with protein sequence MEAVSGTPFGVVHLDVPPVTSGLAIGALVAGIASILISLLVLCFGVAFVNDGGAWASGAFTVVGVLAGVAAIVAGLLGQRQIRRPTEPPAVRFTGRGLAVAGISCGAVGALLSLLGLGLALLLTFA